Part of the Kitasatospora sp. NBC_01266 genome, GGCTCTTCCTTGCAGGGGGGTCGGTAGGCGCATTGTCGCATAGCTGATTGACCGTCAGATGACGCCTGGGTGGCCCGGCGTGGCCAGCCGGGGCGGACCGGTCCTTGACGCCGGAAGAGGTCTAGTCCACGGTCGTCACCGTACGCTTCGCACCGCCCTGCCGCCCGCACCGGAGGACTCTGTGGGCAAGCCCAACTCGGCTGTTGCCATGATCAGTTCGGCTGCCCTGCTGTTCGGTGGAGCGCTCGCGCCGGCGGCTCGCGCGCACGCGGACGGCGCCAATCCGGTGGTCAACCCCGGCTTCGAGACCGGCGATCTGACCGGCTGGAGCTGTGACCCGGGTCTACGGCAGCAACCCGGGCGCCGATCCCGAGGTCTCGGTCTCCGGATCCACGGTCACCTGGGGCTCGCACCTGCCGGAGGCCGCCGCGGCCGGGGTGGTCGCCATCCTCTTCGGCGTCGGCACCGGGACCAGCACCCACGGCGTGCCGGAGACCTCGGGCGCCGACTCCGCTGCCCTAGCCGACCGCGCAGCCCTGGCAGACAGCAGACGCAGCCCGCGCTTCCCGTGGTGGCGATCTCCCCGCTCGCGGGGTGCGCCGAGTAGCGTCGGAGCCATGTACGCATTCACGATTCCCCAGCCAGGCGGGCCTGAGGCGCTGACCTGGACCAAGGTTGACGATCCGGTACCGGCCGAGGGCGAGGTGCTGGTCGAGGTGGCCGCCACCGCCGTCAACCGGGCCGATCTGCTGCAGCGTCAGGGCCACTACAACCCGCCGCCGGGGGCCTCGCCCTACCCGGGTCTGGAGTGCTCCGGCCGGATCGCGGCGCTGGGTCCCGGCGTGGCCGGCTGGGCGGTGGGCGACGAGGTCTGCGCGCTGCTGGCCGGCGGTGGCTACGCGGAGCAGGTGGCCGTCCCGGTCGGCCAACTGCTGCCGATCCCTCGCGGATTGGGGCTGGTGGCCGCCGCGGCGCTGCCGGAGGTGTCGGCCACGGTCTGGTCGAACGTGTTCATGGTGGCGCACCTGCGCCCCGGCGAGACGGTGCTGCTGCACGGTGGTGCGAGCGGCATCGGGACGATGGCCACCCAGTTGGGCAAGGCGGTGGGCGCGAAGGTGATCGTGACCGCCGGCAGTGCGAAGAAGCTGGCGCGGTGCGAGGAGTTGGGCGCGGACGTCGGGATCAACTACCGCGAGCAGGACTTCGTCGAGGCCGTGAAGGAGGCCACCGGCGGGCACGGGGTGGACGTGATCCTGGACATCATGGGCGCCAAGTACCTGCAGCGGAACGTGGACGCGCTGGCGGTCAGCGGTCGGCTGGTGATCATCGGCCTGCAGGGCGGGGCGAAGGGGGAGGTGGACCTGTCGACCCTGCTGGGGAAGCGGGCGGCGGTGGTGGCCACCTCGCTGCGGCCGCGTCCGCTGGCGGAGAAGGCGGCGATCGTGGCGGCGGTGCGTGAGCACGTGTGGCCGCTGATCGAGTCGGGGGTGGTGAAGCCGGTGATCGACCGGGTGCTGCCGCTGACCGAGGCGGCGCAGGCGCACCGGGCGCTGGAGGCGGGGGAGCAGGTGGGGAAGGTCGTGCTGCAGGTCTGACCACTCCCGGCCGGCGTTCAGGCGGCCACGTCGTCCGTTTCGGCAGCCGGCGTCCTGCGCGCACAGCAGGCCGCCGGTCCGGCTTCAGGCCGATCGGCTTCGCGGTGATCTTGCTCACAGCCCGTGTCCAAGCGGACCCGTTGGGCGATTAGTCAAGGCATGACAATCATTCCCAGCCGTCGGCACGCGGCTCCGGAGGCCCCGATCACGGGCTCCGGGGTGACCACGGCCGACCTGACCCGCCAGCTCTTCGGGCCCGACCGTGAGCGCATCCACGGCGCCTGGCGGAAGTTGACCACCGATCCGCGGATGCACCGGCGACCGGAGGCCGGTATCGCGGACCAGATCGCCGCCTCCTACCAGCGGTTACGGCTGGTCAATCAGGTGGGTGAGGCGATCGAGCTGGCCGGTGACCCGTACCGGCTGACGGCGCTGCACGAGTGGACGGGACCGCTGGACGGTGCGCTCACCGTGCTGGTGGGCATCCACTACAACCTCTTCCTCGGCAGTCTGGTCGACCACGATCCCCACGAGAAGCGGCCGTTGGAGGGGTTCGCCGCGATGGAGCGGGTCGGGACGTTCCTGTGCACCGAACTCGCGCACGGCAACGACGCCACCGCGTTGGAGACCACCGCGGTCTACGACCGGGCGGACCGGACGTTCACGCTGCACACGCCGAACGCGGGCGCGCAGAAGTTCATGCCCAACACCAGCCTGGCCGGCGGGCCGAAGTCGGCGGTGGTCGCGGCCCGGCTGCTGATCGAGGACCGGGACCACGGGATCTTCCTCTTCCTCGTCCCGCTGAGCGACGAGGCGGGCATCCTGCCCGGGGTCAGGGTGCGCGAGCTGCCGCTGCGTCCGGGCAGCCCGGTGGACCACTGCCTGACCGCCTTCGACCAGCTCGTGCTGCCGCGGGAGGCGATGCTCTGCGGCGACCACGGACGGCTCGCCGACGACGGCACGTTCACCAGCGCCCTCGGCAGCAAGCGGAAACGGTTCCTCACCAGCATCGGCCGGGTCACCCTCGGCAAGCTCTGCATGAGCGCCAGCGCGATCGGCGTTGCCCGCGCGGCGCTGGCGACGGCGGTCCGCTACGCGCACCACCGCGAGGTGACGGGCGCCCGGGCGGACCGCAGGCTGCCGGTCTGGGCACATCGCACCCATCACGGTCCGCTGCTGGAAGGGCTGGCCACCGTCTACGCGATGACCGCCCTGCATCGCGAGACGGTGGCCCGCTGGGCCGAGCACGACCGAAACGATCCTGCGGACGCGGCCGAGGCCGAGCGCCAGGTCGCCGTCGCCAAGGGCTGGACCACCTGGCAGGCCCGGGAACTGATCATCGAGGCCCGCGAACGCTGCGGTGCGCAGGGGCTGCTGCCGGTCAACGGGATCATCGCGGCCGCTCAGGACATCGAGGGAACCATCACCGCCGAGGGCGACAACCTCGCGCTCTGGGCCAAGGCCGGCGCCGAACTCCTGCTGGCCGCCGACACCGAGCCGGCCGCTGCCCACGGCGGTGAGCTGACCGACCCGGCCACCCGTCAGGCCCTGCTGCACGCGGCGGAGCAGGCGCAGCTCGCCCGGGCCCGCACCCGGCTGCGCGCGGCACCGGCCGGCGACAGCCTGCGCCGCTGGAACGCCGCCGCCCCCGCCGCCCTGGCGGCCG contains:
- a CDS encoding NAD(P)H-quinone oxidoreductase, whose protein sequence is MYAFTIPQPGGPEALTWTKVDDPVPAEGEVLVEVAATAVNRADLLQRQGHYNPPPGASPYPGLECSGRIAALGPGVAGWAVGDEVCALLAGGGYAEQVAVPVGQLLPIPRGLGLVAAAALPEVSATVWSNVFMVAHLRPGETVLLHGGASGIGTMATQLGKAVGAKVIVTAGSAKKLARCEELGADVGINYREQDFVEAVKEATGGHGVDVILDIMGAKYLQRNVDALAVSGRLVIIGLQGGAKGEVDLSTLLGKRAAVVATSLRPRPLAEKAAIVAAVREHVWPLIESGVVKPVIDRVLPLTEAAQAHRALEAGEQVGKVVLQV
- a CDS encoding acyl-CoA dehydrogenase family protein yields the protein MTIIPSRRHAAPEAPITGSGVTTADLTRQLFGPDRERIHGAWRKLTTDPRMHRRPEAGIADQIAASYQRLRLVNQVGEAIELAGDPYRLTALHEWTGPLDGALTVLVGIHYNLFLGSLVDHDPHEKRPLEGFAAMERVGTFLCTELAHGNDATALETTAVYDRADRTFTLHTPNAGAQKFMPNTSLAGGPKSAVVAARLLIEDRDHGIFLFLVPLSDEAGILPGVRVRELPLRPGSPVDHCLTAFDQLVLPREAMLCGDHGRLADDGTFTSALGSKRKRFLTSIGRVTLGKLCMSASAIGVARAALATAVRYAHHREVTGARADRRLPVWAHRTHHGPLLEGLATVYAMTALHRETVARWAEHDRNDPADAAEAERQVAVAKGWTTWQARELIIEARERCGAQGLLPVNGIIAAAQDIEGTITAEGDNLALWAKAGAELLLAADTEPAAAHGGELTDPATRQALLHAAEQAQLARARTRLRAAPAGDSLRRWNAAAPAALAAVTVRAERAAGAALLAAAERASDPRARAALYDLHQLFTLRRVDAAGGLLLSGHHLTAAQLAELPDLVEQSIGRLADQAAELVAAFDLPEEFFATRPIATPGYQEAFEDAGAHWNLAASA